The following are encoded in a window of Paenibacillaceae bacterium GAS479 genomic DNA:
- a CDS encoding cytochrome o ubiquinol oxidase operon protein cyoD, with protein MSQHSADNHSHDHGHGHGHHEEEAHGSIKSYTMGFILSLILTVIPMVVVFNDLMGRTGTLAVILITAVAQLFVQMWFFMHIRDEKGPRYNLMALSLGILLVITIIAGSVWIMSFNSYTQ; from the coding sequence ATGAGTCAGCATTCCGCGGACAATCACTCACATGATCATGGCCACGGCCACGGACATCATGAAGAAGAGGCTCATGGCTCAATCAAGTCGTATACGATGGGATTTATTCTGTCGCTGATCCTGACCGTCATTCCGATGGTCGTTGTATTCAACGATTTGATGGGACGTACTGGCACATTGGCTGTAATCTTGATTACGGCTGTCGCCCAGCTCTTCGTACAGATGTGGTTCTTCATGCATATCCGCGATGAGAAAGGCCCGAGATACAACCTCATGGCTCTTTCTCTCGGCATCCTGCTGGTCATTACGATTATCGCCGGCTCGGTGTGGATCATGTCGTTCAACTCTTACACGCAGTAA
- a CDS encoding 1,2-dihydroxy-3-keto-5-methylthiopentene dioxygenase gives MAEIRIRNTNERISGEEQVKAFLDSQEVLYEHWDSDKLDESLREKFVLTDEEKARILETYDSEIRDLAGRRGYQIWDIITLSESTPNLDELLQKFENVHTHTEDEIRAITAGRGIFIIKGTDDIGYFDVELQAGDVISVPENKPHFFTLMDNRKIVAVRLFIEKDGWIAHNYSDPQFQKA, from the coding sequence GTGGCTGAAATTCGCATCCGCAATACTAATGAGCGCATTTCCGGTGAAGAGCAGGTCAAGGCATTTCTAGATTCCCAAGAAGTTCTCTATGAACATTGGGATTCGGACAAGCTGGACGAATCGCTACGCGAGAAATTCGTTCTGACAGACGAGGAAAAAGCCCGTATTCTCGAAACATACGATTCCGAAATTCGCGATCTGGCAGGCCGCCGCGGCTATCAGATCTGGGATATCATCACACTGTCGGAATCCACGCCGAACCTGGATGAGCTGCTCCAGAAGTTCGAGAACGTGCATACCCACACGGAAGACGAGATCCGCGCGATTACCGCAGGCCGCGGTATTTTCATCATTAAGGGCACTGATGATATCGGTTACTTCGACGTCGAGCTCCAAGCTGGAGATGTCATCTCCGTCCCAGAGAACAAGCCACATTTCTTCACATTGATGGATAATCGTAAAATCGTCGCGGTGCGCCTGTTCATCGAAAAAGATGGCTGGATCGCTCACAATTATTCAGATCCACAATTTCAAAAAGCCTAG
- a CDS encoding cytochrome o ubiquinol oxidase subunit 3 — MAQHIVSPEVHEHHTQEQESLKTAGFWLFLISDVILFGTLFATYVVLVGHTNGGPTGKELFEIPGFVISTFILLTSSFTSGLAVLQMHAKNLKGLIFWLIVTILLGGAFLFIEIEEFLTLIHEGANIGTSAFLSAFFVLVGTHGIHVTLGIFWCLGLIIQLRKHGITTVTKRKVTNFGLYWHFLDVIWIFLLSVVYLMGVM; from the coding sequence ATGGCACAGCATATCGTATCGCCTGAAGTACACGAACATCATACGCAAGAGCAGGAATCGCTCAAAACAGCTGGTTTTTGGCTGTTCCTGATCTCTGACGTAATTCTTTTCGGCACGCTGTTCGCAACTTACGTGGTCCTTGTGGGCCACACGAACGGCGGCCCTACCGGCAAAGAGCTTTTTGAAATACCAGGTTTTGTTATCTCGACGTTCATTTTGCTTACGTCCAGCTTCACAAGTGGCTTGGCTGTTTTGCAGATGCACGCCAAAAACCTCAAGGGTTTGATTTTCTGGCTGATCGTGACGATTCTTCTCGGTGGAGCATTCCTTTTCATCGAGATCGAAGAATTCCTCACTCTTATTCATGAAGGTGCGAATATCGGCACAAGTGCCTTCCTGTCCGCGTTCTTCGTACTTGTCGGAACGCACGGTATTCACGTGACGCTCGGTATTTTCTGGTGTCTCGGCTTGATTATTCAGCTTCGCAAGCATGGTATTACGACCGTGACCAAACGCAAAGTTACGAATTTCGGCCTGTACTGGCATTTCCTTGATGTCATCTGGATCTTCTTGCTCTCGGTTGTTTATTTGATGGGGGTGATGTAG
- a CDS encoding putative hydrolase of the HAD superfamily encodes MAKKAVLFDLDDTLLWDERSVEEAFRATTDYAYEQCGVDPVELEEAVRSEARALYSTYETFDFTKLIGINPFEGLWANFTGGEHESFRKLQQLAPGYRKDAWTRGLAALGIDNAELGAELAERFPAERRKRPIVYDETFEVLDALKGKYKLLLLTNGTPDLQEEKLLGVPELTPYFDEIIISGNYGMGKPDAGIFRHALECIGVDPEDGIMVGDKLTTDILGANTIGMTSVWVNRDGKTRTDEIVPEHEISRLDQLIPLLG; translated from the coding sequence ATGGCAAAAAAAGCGGTGTTGTTTGACCTTGATGATACGCTTTTATGGGACGAGCGTAGTGTGGAGGAGGCTTTTCGGGCTACAACAGACTATGCGTATGAGCAGTGTGGTGTCGATCCTGTTGAACTGGAAGAAGCAGTTCGTAGCGAAGCGAGAGCCCTGTATAGTACTTATGAGACATTTGATTTCACCAAGTTGATTGGCATCAATCCTTTTGAGGGACTGTGGGCTAACTTCACTGGTGGAGAGCATGAGTCTTTCCGCAAGCTGCAGCAGTTGGCTCCCGGCTACCGCAAAGATGCCTGGACGCGTGGACTCGCAGCACTTGGCATCGACAATGCCGAGCTTGGCGCCGAACTGGCTGAACGATTCCCGGCCGAGCGTCGTAAACGGCCGATCGTTTACGACGAAACCTTCGAGGTTCTCGATGCTCTTAAGGGCAAGTACAAGTTGCTGCTACTTACAAACGGAACGCCGGATTTGCAAGAGGAGAAATTGCTCGGCGTTCCGGAGCTGACACCTTATTTTGATGAGATCATCATCAGCGGCAACTATGGAATGGGCAAGCCGGATGCTGGTATTTTCCGTCATGCACTGGAATGTATCGGAGTTGATCCGGAAGACGGGATTATGGTCGGTGATAAGCTGACGACGGATATTCTGGGCGCAAACACAATCGGCATGACAAGTGTTTGGGTTAACCGCGACGGCAAAACCCGTACAGACGAGATCGTACCGGAGCACGAAATTTCTCGATTGGACCAGCTTATTCCGCTGCTTGGCTAA
- a CDS encoding repressor LexA, protein MSKVSNRQQAILDFIKNEVRDKGYPPSVREIGEAVGLASSSTVHGHLDRLEKKGMIRRDPTKPRAIEILDGDSPSELPFPTSVSKIPVVGKVTAGLPITATENIEEYFPLPAHFVGDHEVFMLSVVGESMIEAGIHSGDYVIVRQQSSASNGDIVVAMTEDDEATVKTFYKEKDHIRLQPENSSMEPIRLKNVSILGKVIGLFRDFH, encoded by the coding sequence ATGTCTAAAGTGTCTAACCGCCAACAGGCGATACTCGACTTCATTAAGAATGAAGTGCGGGACAAGGGATATCCGCCTTCTGTACGTGAAATCGGTGAGGCGGTAGGTCTTGCATCCAGCTCTACCGTTCACGGCCATTTGGACCGCCTGGAGAAGAAGGGTATGATCCGCCGCGATCCAACGAAGCCGAGAGCAATTGAGATTCTCGACGGCGATTCTCCGTCTGAGCTTCCATTCCCGACTTCCGTCAGCAAGATCCCTGTTGTAGGCAAAGTTACCGCTGGCTTGCCAATTACTGCTACTGAGAACATCGAGGAGTACTTCCCTCTCCCCGCTCATTTTGTCGGAGATCATGAAGTGTTCATGTTGAGCGTTGTAGGAGAGAGCATGATTGAAGCTGGTATACATAGCGGCGACTACGTTATCGTTCGCCAGCAATCTTCTGCGAGTAACGGAGATATCGTCGTCGCAATGACAGAAGATGATGAAGCTACCGTCAAGACCTTCTACAAAGAGAAAGATCATATCCGTCTCCAACCGGAGAACTCCTCCATGGAGCCAATCCGTCTGAAGAACGTTAGTATCCTCGGCAAGGTCATCGGCCTTTTCCGCGACTTCCACTAG
- a CDS encoding protein SanA, affects membrane permeability for vancomycin, with amino-acid sequence MSPTPSVRKGGKSAMAGQGGRAQSESRKAAAVSRAQAGSSKTAASKSTRKPSRSSGSKRKQSRRDGLVGRLFRVFLFLFSFGIFVAGWLLWQITHYDPPNPIPQRQAAIVLGAALWNDVPSPGLKERLDLALKLYENGRVDKLIVSGGLDNNGSKLTEAQGMRVYLVSKGVPQENILLENRATSTYENLVFSRQVGEQEGVTSYLIVTHEYHAPRALDMARFLGFEDPVVSSVKSKVLNAASNQMRETLAFGKWQLDKLLMLTGVKPV; translated from the coding sequence ATGAGTCCGACTCCATCGGTCCGTAAGGGCGGCAAGAGCGCTATGGCTGGCCAGGGCGGCAGAGCACAGTCTGAGAGCAGAAAGGCGGCCGCGGTAAGCAGAGCGCAAGCTGGGAGTAGCAAGACGGCGGCGAGCAAGAGTACAAGGAAGCCTTCTCGGTCATCGGGTAGCAAGCGTAAACAATCAAGGCGGGACGGCCTGGTAGGCCGTCTTTTCCGTGTTTTCCTGTTTTTATTTTCATTTGGCATCTTTGTGGCGGGATGGCTGCTTTGGCAGATTACCCATTACGATCCACCTAATCCGATACCGCAGCGGCAAGCGGCTATTGTACTCGGTGCAGCGCTGTGGAATGATGTGCCTAGCCCAGGTCTCAAAGAAAGGCTGGACCTTGCGTTAAAGCTATATGAGAACGGTCGAGTGGACAAGCTGATCGTTTCCGGAGGATTGGACAACAATGGCTCTAAGCTCACGGAAGCTCAGGGCATGAGGGTTTATCTCGTATCCAAAGGAGTACCTCAGGAAAACATTTTGCTGGAAAATCGCGCAACGAGCACGTACGAAAACCTCGTGTTCAGCCGCCAGGTTGGAGAACAAGAAGGCGTCACCTCCTATCTCATCGTCACCCATGAATACCATGCTCCTAGAGCGCTGGACATGGCTCGCTTCCTCGGTTTTGAGGATCCTGTCGTCAGCTCCGTCAAGTCCAAGGTGCTAAACGCGGCTAGCAATCAGATGCGGGAGACACTGGCCTTTGGCAAGTGGCAGTTGGACAAGCTGCTCATGCTGACTGGAGTAAAGCCCGTTTAA
- a CDS encoding glutamine synthetase produces MNYTKDDIKRIAQEQNVRFIRLQFTDLLGTIKNVEIPVSQLEKALDNKMMFDGSSIEGYVRIEESDMYLYPDLSTWVVFPWVTQDRVARLICDIYMPDGTPFAGDPRGILKRVLKEAEEMGFTAMNVGPEPEFFLFKTNEKGEPTTELNDQGGYFDLAPMDLGENCRREIVLTLEEMDFEIEASHHEVAPGQHEIDFKYADAIKAADQIQTFKLVVKTVARQHGLHATFMPKPLFGVNGSGMHCHQSLFKGNENAFYEESDHLGLSSTARHYMAGILRHARAMAAITNPTVNSYKRLVPGYEAPCYVAWSASNRSPMIRIPASRGLSTRVEVRNPDPAANPYLALAVMLKAGLDGIRNKYPLPAPTDRNIYVMTDEERLDEGIPSLPEDLREALNELLRSEIVTEALGDHALAHFYELKEIEWDMYKTQVHEWERDQYLTLY; encoded by the coding sequence TTGAATTATACTAAAGACGATATCAAACGTATTGCCCAAGAACAGAACGTCCGCTTCATTCGCCTTCAGTTCACCGATCTGCTCGGTACGATCAAAAACGTGGAAATTCCAGTCAGCCAGCTCGAAAAAGCACTGGATAACAAAATGATGTTTGATGGATCTTCCATCGAAGGTTATGTCCGTATTGAGGAATCTGATATGTACCTATATCCTGATCTCAGCACCTGGGTTGTGTTCCCTTGGGTTACACAGGATCGCGTTGCGCGTCTGATTTGTGACATCTACATGCCTGACGGTACGCCATTCGCAGGAGATCCACGGGGCATTTTGAAGCGCGTGCTGAAAGAAGCTGAGGAAATGGGCTTTACAGCGATGAATGTTGGTCCTGAACCGGAGTTCTTCCTGTTCAAAACGAACGAAAAAGGCGAGCCGACAACTGAACTCAACGATCAGGGCGGTTACTTCGACCTGGCACCGATGGATCTGGGCGAGAACTGTCGTCGCGAGATTGTGCTTACGCTGGAGGAGATGGACTTCGAGATCGAAGCTTCCCATCATGAAGTTGCTCCTGGCCAGCATGAGATCGACTTCAAATACGCCGATGCGATCAAAGCTGCTGACCAAATCCAGACGTTTAAGCTTGTCGTTAAGACGGTAGCTCGCCAGCATGGTTTGCATGCGACATTCATGCCGAAGCCGCTGTTTGGCGTCAATGGTTCCGGTATGCACTGCCATCAGTCGCTCTTCAAAGGCAATGAGAATGCTTTTTATGAGGAAAGCGACCATCTTGGCCTGAGTTCGACAGCGCGCCATTATATGGCCGGAATTCTGCGCCATGCCCGGGCAATGGCCGCTATTACGAATCCGACTGTCAACAGCTACAAACGTCTCGTTCCAGGTTATGAGGCTCCTTGTTATGTAGCTTGGTCGGCCAGTAACCGCAGTCCGATGATTCGTATCCCGGCTTCACGCGGCCTCAGCACCCGTGTTGAGGTGCGTAATCCAGATCCGGCAGCTAACCCTTACCTGGCGCTTGCTGTCATGCTGAAAGCGGGTCTGGACGGTATCCGCAACAAGTATCCGCTGCCAGCTCCTACGGACCGTAACATTTATGTCATGACCGACGAAGAGCGTTTGGATGAAGGCATCCCGAGCTTGCCGGAAGATCTGCGCGAAGCGCTCAATGAGCTGCTGCGCAGCGAGATCGTGACCGAGGCGCTTGGCGACCACGCTCTTGCGCACTTCTACGAGCTTAAGGAAATTGAATGGGATATGTACAAGACGCAAGTTCATGAGTGGGAGAGAGATCAGTATCTGACTCTTTACTAG
- a CDS encoding Cystathionine beta-lyase family protein involved in aluminum resistance yields MMDKLTELARDAEEKMDSRFKELDRTAEENQWKVIRAFQNHKVSDFHFNGSTGYGYNDRGREVLDLVYAQVFGAEAALVRPHFASGTHTISCALFGLLRPGDELLYLTGRPYDTLHKVIGKPGDGTGSLQDFGIRYKEAALTAEGKIDWTLAESLIGPDTKVIGIQRSRGYDWRPSFTVEQIGEMVKRVKTIKPDVLVFVDNCYGEFTELKEPTEVGVDLIAGSLIKNPGGGLAATGGYVAGTAEAVQAAAYRLTAPGIGGEVGAMLDTLRAMYQGLFLAPHLVGQALKGSVLAAALFEQLGFETSPRWDEPRTDLIQAIRFGKPDALIAFVQGIQAAAAVDSHVVPEAWDMPGYEHPVIMAAGSFIQGGSLELSADAPIREPYIAYMQGGLTYAHVKYGLLQSLERLAQQDIIVI; encoded by the coding sequence ATGATGGATAAGCTAACGGAGCTCGCGCGCGATGCCGAGGAGAAAATGGATTCGCGATTCAAGGAGCTCGATCGTACTGCCGAGGAGAACCAATGGAAGGTAATCAGGGCTTTTCAAAATCATAAAGTAAGCGACTTTCACTTCAACGGCTCCACAGGTTATGGCTATAACGATCGGGGCCGGGAAGTTTTAGATCTGGTCTATGCGCAAGTATTCGGAGCTGAGGCGGCTCTTGTACGGCCTCATTTTGCTTCCGGTACCCATACGATTAGCTGCGCCTTATTTGGGCTTTTACGGCCGGGAGATGAGCTACTGTACTTGACAGGCAGGCCATATGACACGCTTCACAAAGTCATAGGCAAGCCTGGTGACGGGACAGGCTCCCTGCAGGACTTTGGCATCCGCTATAAGGAAGCAGCGCTGACTGCAGAAGGCAAGATCGATTGGACACTTGCTGAGTCTCTGATCGGCCCAGACACGAAGGTCATCGGCATTCAACGTTCGCGGGGCTATGATTGGCGACCTTCCTTTACGGTGGAGCAGATTGGTGAAATGGTAAAACGGGTCAAAACGATCAAGCCAGATGTGTTGGTATTCGTTGATAACTGTTATGGCGAATTTACCGAGCTGAAGGAGCCGACAGAGGTTGGAGTGGACCTCATCGCTGGCTCGCTCATTAAAAATCCAGGAGGCGGCCTGGCTGCGACAGGCGGATATGTTGCTGGCACAGCAGAAGCAGTGCAAGCGGCTGCTTATCGCCTGACGGCGCCGGGCATCGGCGGTGAGGTTGGCGCGATGCTGGATACTTTAAGAGCGATGTATCAAGGGCTGTTTCTGGCGCCTCATTTGGTCGGACAAGCATTGAAGGGAAGCGTTCTGGCAGCAGCGCTTTTCGAGCAGCTTGGGTTCGAAACCTCACCGCGTTGGGACGAGCCTCGCACGGATCTGATTCAGGCTATTCGTTTTGGCAAACCCGATGCACTAATCGCGTTCGTTCAGGGTATCCAAGCGGCGGCAGCCGTCGATTCCCATGTCGTGCCGGAAGCTTGGGATATGCCTGGTTACGAGCATCCTGTCATCATGGCAGCGGGTTCATTCATTCAGGGTGGTAGCCTGGAATTATCGGCCGATGCGCCAATCCGTGAGCCTTACATAGCCTACATGCAAGGTGGGTTAACTTATGCTCATGTGAAGTATGGCTTACTTCAATCTCTTGAACGTTTAGCGCAACAGGATATTATTGTAATATAA
- a CDS encoding LysM domain-containing protein: MLTLSGYSSNDRSGSVSPSTHTQSLTSSMEQSYRGRSKPSASSYSFARSTGGHFTRRLVPWLVAAMLFVLLLTSLWGFTQASSSEIAPSAPDEMSITVTSGDTLWSIAATYNISDDIREGVFWLKKRNGLASTSIDPGDRLIIPAVN, from the coding sequence ATGTTGACGTTATCGGGATACAGCAGTAATGATCGATCAGGCTCGGTTTCTCCGTCTACACACACACAGTCTTTGACCTCTTCAATGGAACAGTCTTATCGCGGCAGATCTAAGCCTTCCGCTTCTTCATATTCTTTCGCACGCAGTACTGGCGGACATTTTACTCGGCGTCTGGTACCTTGGTTAGTTGCTGCGATGTTGTTTGTTCTTCTTCTGACAAGCCTCTGGGGCTTCACTCAAGCCAGCAGCTCGGAGATTGCCCCGTCCGCTCCTGATGAGATGAGCATTACCGTAACGAGTGGTGATACGCTCTGGTCTATTGCCGCAACTTACAATATCTCGGATGATATCCGCGAAGGTGTGTTTTGGCTTAAGAAGCGTAATGGCCTCGCATCAACGTCCATTGATCCGGGTGACAGGCTCATTATCCCTGCCGTCAATTGA
- a CDS encoding cytochrome aa3-600 menaquinol oxidase subunit 1 produces the protein MWDSIKEFAADFFVTGDPLIYGADVSIALVSIAIVFVLTYFKKWKWLWREWLTTVDHKKIGIMYLIASLLMLFRGGVDAILMRMQLALPDVEFLQADHYNAIFTTHGTIMILFMAMPMMFALFNMVVPLQIGARDVAFPFLNALSFWMFLFGAMLLNISFVIGGSPDAGWLSYPPLSELSGSPGRGQDFYIWGIQISGIGSLATGINFIVTILKMRAPGMKLMKMPLFSWSVLSASITILFAFPILTVTLALLFLDRYFGAHFFTLDGGGMSMLYVNLIWMWGHPEVYIVVLPAFGIFSEIVATFSRKTVFGYNSMVFAMMVISVLSFFTWVHHFYTMGSSADVNAFFAITTMAISIPTGVKIFNWLFTMYRGRIKYDLPMLWTMGFIPCFLIGGATGVMLAVAPANFQYHNSYFLIAHFHQVLIGGVVFGYLAGIYYWWPKLFGFKLDEKRGRWGFWFWQIGFYLCFFPQYFLGLDGMTRRVYTYGWDRGWEVLNFASTVGAFLMGIGFIFQVWQIAYSVRKGERDKTGDIWNGRTLEWSIPSPPPEYNFARVPQVQHVDDWWREKEDRKNGIVRPQPELEPIHMPKNSGIPFIMSSFWFLIGFGFTFDWVWMVIVGFLGVFGSLYARSFTYDVDYYIPVDEIKKTEQKLRGATT, from the coding sequence ATGTGGGATTCCATTAAAGAATTTGCCGCCGATTTTTTTGTCACCGGCGATCCGCTCATTTACGGAGCAGACGTTTCCATCGCACTCGTCAGTATTGCCATCGTATTCGTCCTTACCTACTTCAAGAAGTGGAAGTGGTTATGGCGTGAATGGCTGACAACGGTTGACCATAAAAAAATCGGCATTATGTATCTGATCGCATCACTGCTCATGTTATTCCGCGGTGGAGTAGATGCGATCCTCATGCGTATGCAGCTTGCGCTGCCGGATGTTGAGTTCCTTCAGGCGGATCACTATAACGCCATCTTCACCACGCATGGCACGATCATGATTCTCTTCATGGCGATGCCGATGATGTTCGCGCTGTTCAACATGGTTGTACCGCTGCAAATTGGCGCGCGCGACGTCGCGTTCCCGTTTTTGAATGCACTTAGCTTCTGGATGTTCTTGTTCGGTGCGATGCTGCTTAACATCAGCTTTGTCATCGGGGGTTCCCCGGATGCTGGCTGGCTCAGCTATCCGCCGCTGTCGGAGCTTTCAGGCAGTCCTGGCAGGGGGCAAGATTTCTACATTTGGGGTATCCAAATTTCCGGTATCGGCTCGCTTGCGACCGGTATCAACTTTATCGTAACGATTCTCAAAATGCGCGCTCCAGGCATGAAGCTCATGAAAATGCCGCTGTTCTCCTGGTCCGTACTTTCTGCTTCTATTACGATTTTATTCGCTTTCCCGATTCTGACCGTTACGCTTGCGCTGCTGTTCCTCGATCGCTACTTCGGCGCGCATTTCTTCACGCTTGACGGCGGCGGGATGTCAATGCTTTACGTCAACTTGATCTGGATGTGGGGTCACCCTGAGGTGTATATCGTCGTCCTTCCGGCGTTCGGTATCTTCTCGGAGATCGTGGCAACCTTCTCGAGAAAAACCGTATTTGGATATAATTCCATGGTATTCGCGATGATGGTCATCAGCGTACTCAGCTTCTTTACATGGGTGCATCACTTCTACACGATGGGCTCAAGCGCCGATGTTAATGCCTTCTTTGCAATAACAACCATGGCCATATCTATACCGACCGGGGTCAAAATATTTAACTGGCTCTTCACTATGTATCGAGGGCGAATCAAGTATGACCTGCCAATGTTATGGACGATGGGCTTTATCCCTTGCTTCCTTATCGGCGGTGCAACGGGCGTCATGCTTGCTGTCGCACCAGCGAACTTCCAGTACCATAACAGTTACTTCCTAATTGCTCACTTCCACCAAGTTCTTATCGGTGGTGTAGTGTTCGGCTATCTTGCCGGCATCTACTACTGGTGGCCTAAGCTGTTCGGCTTTAAGCTGGACGAAAAGCGCGGCCGTTGGGGATTCTGGTTCTGGCAGATCGGTTTCTATCTCTGCTTCTTCCCGCAATATTTCCTTGGTCTCGACGGCATGACGCGTCGCGTTTATACGTACGGCTGGGATCGGGGCTGGGAAGTGCTGAACTTTGCAAGTACAGTCGGCGCTTTCCTGATGGGTATTGGATTTATTTTCCAAGTGTGGCAAATTGCTTACAGCGTCCGTAAGGGCGAGCGAGATAAAACCGGTGATATTTGGAACGGACGTACGCTTGAATGGTCCATTCCTTCACCGCCTCCGGAGTATAACTTTGCCCGTGTACCACAGGTTCAACATGTGGACGACTGGTGGCGCGAGAAGGAAGACCGCAAGAACGGCATCGTAAGGCCACAGCCGGAGCTGGAGCCAATTCATATGCCGAAAAATTCAGGCATTCCGTTCATTATGTCCAGCTTCTGGTTCCTGATCGGATTCGGTTTCACATTCGATTGGGTATGGATGGTCATCGTTGGCTTCCTCGGTGTGTTCGGATCGTTGTACGCCCGCTCGTTCACTTATGATGTGGATTACTACATCCCGGTGGATGAGATCAAGAAAACAGAGCAGAAGCTCAGGGGGGCGACGACTTAA
- a CDS encoding stage V sporulation protein K, with protein MPQMNGHAASGAKDSRPARQINVVLRHHETYGLGASAPALVEPAEPTVAPLKASVAPPASDPYLEIQKEMDHMVGMEGVKSLIYEIYALLLISQMRTEAGLSGGAQVYHMIFKGNPGTGKTTIARIVAKLFQKMGLLSKGHLIEVERADLVGEYIGHTAQKTRDLVKKALGGVLFVDEAYSLARGGEKDFGKEAIDTLVKAMEDHRSQFVLILAGYPLEIEHFMLTNPGLPSRFPIQIDFPDYTVDQLIQIAELMSKDRDYNLMPQTIFKLRTHLMQEKTATLYSFSNARYVRNLIEKAIRHQAVRLLGQYSSVSPGRQELMSIRPEDMRWDGKGKPDG; from the coding sequence ATGCCGCAGATGAACGGACACGCCGCTTCGGGAGCCAAGGATTCCAGACCCGCCCGCCAGATCAATGTAGTGCTGCGCCATCACGAGACTTATGGCCTGGGAGCCTCAGCTCCAGCGCTTGTGGAGCCGGCCGAACCTACCGTTGCTCCGCTTAAAGCGTCGGTTGCGCCGCCTGCATCTGATCCCTACCTGGAGATTCAGAAGGAAATGGATCATATGGTAGGCATGGAAGGGGTCAAATCCCTTATTTATGAGATTTATGCACTTCTGCTGATCAGCCAGATGCGAACTGAGGCGGGGCTTTCCGGAGGCGCCCAGGTTTACCATATGATCTTCAAGGGCAACCCCGGCACCGGTAAAACGACGATCGCTCGTATCGTCGCCAAGCTGTTTCAAAAAATGGGTTTACTGTCCAAAGGTCATCTGATTGAGGTAGAGCGTGCTGATTTGGTCGGAGAGTATATCGGGCATACGGCTCAAAAGACTCGTGATCTCGTCAAAAAAGCGCTTGGCGGAGTGTTGTTCGTTGACGAGGCATACAGCCTTGCTCGTGGCGGAGAGAAGGACTTCGGCAAGGAAGCGATTGATACGCTCGTCAAGGCGATGGAGGATCACCGTAGCCAGTTCGTTCTTATTCTGGCCGGTTATCCACTGGAGATCGAGCATTTTATGCTGACTAATCCGGGCTTGCCTTCACGTTTCCCGATTCAAATCGACTTCCCGGATTATACGGTCGATCAACTGATCCAGATCGCTGAGCTGATGTCTAAAGACCGAGATTACAACTTGATGCCGCAGACGATATTCAAGCTCAGAACACATCTGATGCAAGAAAAGACGGCAACGCTGTATTCCTTCAGCAATGCGCGATATGTGCGCAATCTCATTGAGAAAGCCATTCGCCATCAGGCTGTGCGCCTGCTGGGCCAGTATTCTTCTGTAAGTCCAGGACGTCAGGAGCTCATGAGCATCCGGCCGGAAGACATGCGATGGGACGGCAAAGGCAAGCCGGACGGTTAA
- a CDS encoding MerR family transcriptional regulator, glutamine synthetase repressor, with amino-acid sequence MADDIRRNMALFPIGIVMKLTDLTARQIRYYEQHELIVPARTSGNQRLFSFNDVERLLEIKSLIEKGVNIAGIKQVMNPVSKESEEATVMTEISEVRRRELSDSQLRLLLKQQLQEKRPGKASMIQGQLSRFFNNKR; translated from the coding sequence ATGGCTGACGATATACGGCGCAATATGGCGTTGTTTCCTATCGGTATAGTAATGAAGCTTACGGATTTGACAGCAAGGCAGATCCGTTATTATGAGCAGCATGAGCTGATCGTGCCGGCTCGTACGTCCGGCAATCAGCGCTTGTTCTCTTTTAATGATGTAGAACGGCTGCTTGAGATCAAGTCCCTGATTGAGAAGGGTGTTAATATTGCCGGAATCAAGCAGGTCATGAACCCGGTGTCAAAGGAATCCGAGGAAGCAACCGTTATGACCGAGATTTCCGAGGTTCGTCGCCGTGAGCTCAGTGATTCGCAGCTGCGACTGCTGCTCAAGCAGCAGCTGCAGGAGAAGCGCCCTGGCAAAGCTTCCATGATTCAAGGCCAGCTCAGCCGTTTTTTCAACAACAAGCGTTAA